DNA sequence from the Methanobacterium petrolearium genome:
GGTGAAAAACCAACTGCAGGAGAGACTGTTATCGCCCGCATGCACAAAAAAACTTAAAAATATTATTATAATTTGTATTGGAGTACAAATATGAATATCAAGCATTATATAGCGCTGCCTGATTTTGTTTCCCTGGCTAATGCCTGTTCAGGTTTCTTGGCTTTGGTAATGCTGTCCATTGGAAACTTAATACTGGCATCCCAGTTCATGCTCCTGGCGGTGATCTTTGACTCTGTGGATGGTTGGGTGGCCCGTCGAACTAAACGAGTTGATGAACATGGTTTCGGCAAGAACATGGACTCACTTTCGGATGTGATCTCATTTGGTGTTGCACCCGGAATGCTTTTGTTTTACGCGTGCCAGTCGTTTTCGATCCAATACATTAATATACTAGTATCACTCCTAATAGTTATATGTGGAATATTACGACTCTCCAGGTTTAATGTACTTGCAGATTCAAGTGATGTTTCAGGTGGAGATAAATTCGTGGGACTACCCATACCTACCACTGCCTTGATCCTAGGATCATTCTACATCTCAGGCATGTTCCGAATGGACCTTGCACTAATCATCATGACAGTGGTTGCGGTGTTAATGATAAGTACAATTAAGTATCCTAAATTTAAGGGTATAATATTGATGGCAGGTGGTAGCATATTAATCATTGGAACAATTTTGCCCTACAACATTTCATCATCAATTGCATTTCTTCCCGCAAAGCTTTTATTCATCTTCACCATACTATATGTATTAATTGTGCCTCTTATGGAATTATACGGCAGGCTTCTTGAGAAGTGGTCCACATGTTAGATAAGATCTTAGGAAAGAAGGATAAAGATAAAGATGTCCCTGATCTGCGAAAAGACGGGAAAAAATCGGACTCGGACATTGGGGGCCGTCTTAAGGGTATGGTGTCCAAGGCAACCGAAAAATCCAAAGAAAAGGTTAATGGTGATAAAGATGGGGGTAAGCGCCCATCTGGGGGGAAGGCTCCTCGGCCAATGCCAAAACCGCGCCCAAAACCGCGCCCTACATCAAAAGACAAGCCTACTTTAAAACCCCCCCTTAGAAAACAGCCTCCAAAAAAGAGGGGTCCGCTAGGCAGTATAACTGGTGGAGCTGGCTTTGGAGGTGGAGGTTCTGATGATGATCAGAGAACACTGGTTGGTGCAGCTGTTTTTGGGATTATTCTCATAGTTCTTGTTGGTGCTGGTTACTACTTTTTGGTTTATGCACCTTACCAGGAATCCATGACTGCGGCTAAGGAAACCAAGATTTCAGAGGTTAATACTTACTTTACAGGACCTCTTGCAACGGATCCCAGAAAAACATCTATTTTAGCTGAGATTGATGGTGGAACAACACCCGAAATGGTGTTGGCGGTGGATGTGACAGGCCCAGCAACTTCTGCATGGAGAGAGTATCAACTTCAACAGATATCATCTGAAAAAGATCCTTACGGTAGAGTCATGATCACTTACGATGCTGGCGGACAAAAAAACCTGATAATGAAAACTTCAGCTGCTAAGAAAATAGTTAACGAAGCCGATGCTGCGGTTTTAGTGAACCTGAAGATTGAAACCCCAGACACTGTTGCAGTACCCATAATCATATCCCGATTGCAAGCAGCTGGAGGGTTGGTGAATGTTGGAGATAGTGTTGATGTTTATCTGACTACAACAAATGCTTCTAGTACAACAACATCAAATGCATCCAACCAGACAACTACAACTGAGTCTACAGCAACACCTAAAATTAGTGGAGCCACTGTCCTGGCGATTTTAAGGGCTAAAGACAGTGGAACTGTCGATGCAAATCTGCAACAATCCCAGGAGATTGCAGTTAATACTTTAACCATGACCAACAGTAGAAGTCAGAGTGCAAGCACTGATGTTGAACAACTTCTCAGGGCAGCAGCTTCAAACACATGGGATGAATCACAAGTAACTACTCTACTCAAAGCTTATGGTTGGAAGTTATCCGACTTCGAAAGAGCCTCTAATTTGGGTGAGCTTGATGTAAGATACATGGTGGTGCTGGAAGTTCCACGTGAAAATGCACTGTTCCTGATGCAGAACAGCCAAAACTTACAACTAACAGTTCCAACCCAGAATGCTCCAACATGGATGGTGAAAGAACTAAAAAGCATATATGGATCTGGATAAATCAAATCCACATCCATTCACATCCATTATTAGGGATGGTCTAAAGGAATCAGGTAATAAAAAGTTGGATAGTGGTTAAGATGAACATCAACAGATTATTCACAGCTTTAATCTTATTACTAGTGATATTTAGTTTTTCTTTAAGTTCTTCAGCAGTTTCATGGGATTCATCTTACGATGATCAACAAGCATGGATTGAGGAACAGGGTGCAGAAGCACAGTTCACTTATCTTGAGGCTACCATCACTGCCAAAATCAAAAATAACAATGATCATGTGGAATATTTCAAGATAAGTCAAACATATACTGGGACATTAGATACTGGTGCTGGTTCAGCTATAACTTGGGAAATACTGTGGACCAATCCATGTGCATTAAAGATGATTAAGTATATGTCTGATGTTGACAGTGATGATCTTGGTTGGAAGATACAACCTGGTGAAACTAAAACTGTTTCATTCAAACTACGAGCATATCCCACACCTACTTCCTCTTATCCGAATTATATAAGACAACCTGGAATAAACAATACCTTTTGGCCACTTGTAAATGAACCTGGTTTACAGGCTTCTTGGTTCCTTCCTAATGAAATTGAGTATCTGAACCCAAGTTTAGATCTTGTCTCCTGGAAGGGTCATTTCTGCTTCTGGATAAAAAACTTTGACTACACAAGACCCAAAGTATCAGGTATAGTAAGAGCACCAATAGTCCCAATTGACTCAAAACTTACTTACAGTAATCCTAAAGTAACCTATATAGATAAAGAGGTTCCATGGGCTAACACTGCCGCATGGGATGTACTTTTATACCCTGGTCAGAGTAAACATTTCTCCTACACTTATCAGTGGCCGTCAACATCTAGTTCAAGCTATAGTGGAAGTGCTGGTTCAGCATCTTATGATGTTCCCACCACTGCTGCTGCGTCAACCAATGCTTCTGTACCCACTACATCAGAAACAGGAGTTCCATTTGCTCTCTTCGTGGTTGGTGCCATTATAATAGCTGGTGGTGTAGTCTACGCCAAGTTCTTCCGATGAATTTGGGGTGGGTTAACAAAATCAAGTACATTAAGTTGGCTTCAGAGGTTTACGAAATTTTTATATTGATGATATCCCCATAGTCATGGTCATCATTAATTTAGTAAATACATCATTAATATTGGTGAAATATTATCATCGTTAATGAGTGAGATTTGGGTTATCATGATAATAGTCATTTAATAACTTTTGAATTCCAACTTCCATATTACACACTAAGGTAACCTAGTCATGAATCAGTACATGGTGCAGTGAATCTAATGAAAATATCCACTTTTTTCATAATAGTTGGAATAGTGATCATCTCTTTTTACGCATTGATAGAGGTTAATTATTACTCTGCCACTCAGACCATTAATCAAAAACCTGGAGACACTCCCTATATTATAATTCCTGAAGTCGGGGTAGATGATCCCATAAATAACAAATCAGTTGATTATGGCATTTACCATGAGCCGGAATCCGCCAAACCAGGTAATGGAACAGTTGTTCTATTTGGGCATCGCACACTACACGGGTCTCCCTTTCTCAAACTTGATCAGCTAAAACCTGGAGATAATGTAACTTTAGAATGGCCTGGCATTGGTTATGTTGAATATGTTATAGAAAACAGCACTATTGTACCTGCAGATTATCGGTTATCAGTCGAGCAGGGTAATGTATTATTTCTTATCACCTGTTATCCTCTGGGATCAACTAAGGAACGGTTGATGATCAAGGCTAAACAGGTGGATATATATCCTATTAAGAATGTCAGAGCGGTCAACCCTCAGAAAAATTATGCCATTTACATTATCATAGCATTCATGGCCATCGGTTCTGTTTTAAGCTTTTTATATCCTGTAAAAGATGATAGGGCCATAATATTCCTGGTGGTTGTGGCTTTGACTCTCTTTTTGATACTTGGTTATTTTTTCCCCGTACCGCCAGATACTTTGGAATCAAACATGTCCCGTGCAAGTGATTTTTTAAGTTTTGGATTTTAAAAATCGTTTAACAGGGATAATAATGATAATTTTCACAAGGGGATAAATATTATGTTCAATGAATTTTCTTCAATGAATCTTCTATAACTAGAAATAATCGAATTTATAGGCAATCAAATAATATAGTGATTATTATGAGTGATGAAAAATATTTTCAGAACATCAGCTCACGGGAACGAGCCATATTTGAAGGTGCCATTACTATGGGTGCCCTTTTTCATCAGTTTGTGGGAACTCCAGTAAGTCCCAAGAGTACCAATTCTCTTGAAAAAGCCATAGAGGAATCTTTAGAGTTACAACCCTGCATTGAATCTGTTAACGTGAAGATTAACCATCAGCTGATGGAAGAAGAAGAAAATGAATACCAATACCTCTCTTTAACTGGGGAAATGTTGGATGTTAGAGTTGTTTCCCAGTATGAGGGAGTGAAAGTTGTGGTACGCATGCACTACATAGAAGAACTACACTATCCCTTGATGTACGTGGAAGAAATAGATTGAAAACATAAAAAAAGTGTTAAGCTTCATTAAAAGTATTGACAAGGGCGTTTTTGGTTTATTATTGTATTTTACTCAATAACAATTATTTAATAATATCGTAGACATTAATAGAAATATCACAGTAAAAATTATATAAAAAATGGTAGATTTCATGATAACTGTTGATGAGAATCTGTGTAAAGGCTGCAACATCTGCACCGAGTTTTGCCCGCGTAAGGTTTACCAGAAATCTGGAGTACTTAACAAGAAGGGCGTGCATGTTCCAGTACCTGAAAATGAGGATAAATGCACCCAATGTCAGTTATGTGCATTGATGTGTCCGGATCAGGCAATAAAAGTAGATGAGAAAGTGGATGAGAAGGATGACAAGTGAAGATTATTTCATACAAGGTAATGAAGCCTGTGCCAGAGGGGCAATTAAAGCAAATTGCCGATTTTTTGCTGGTTACCCCATAACCCCCTCTACAGAAATCGCTGAAGACATGGCTGTGTTCCTTCCCCGGAAAGGAGGAACATTTGTTCAGATGGAAGATGAAATATCTACCCTGGGTGCAGTCATAGGGGCAGTATGGGCAGGTATGAAGGGAATGACCGCCACATCAGGGCCAGGGTTTTCCCTGATGCAGGAACACATAGGCTATGCAGTAATGACAGAAACACCCCTGGTAATAGTGAACATGCAGAGGGGTTCTCCATCCACAGGACAGCCCACCATGGCCAGCCAGGGAGATATGATGCAGGCCCGCTGGGGATCCCAGGGAGACTATGAAATTATAGCTTTATCTCCCTCATCAGTACAGGAATGTTTTGATTTCACAGTGGAAGCCTTTAATCTGGCTGAAAAGTACAGGGTACCAGTCATGGTAATGAGTGATGAAAACGTGGGACACATGCGAGAAAAAATCACCATCCCAGAAAAAGTAGAGGTAAAAACGCGAAGCATGCCTGAAGAAGGTCCAGATACATACCTCCCTTATCGTGCCGAGCCGGATGAAACCAGTCCCATGCCTGCTTTAGGGGATGGATACAAAATACACGTTACTGGATTAACCCACAATGAAAAGGGATATCCGGATGCATCAAATCCACAAGCACACTCAAAACTGGTTAAACGTTTATGTAACAAGATCAGACTGCACACCAATGAAATATCAAGAATAAAAACGGAAAACGTGGAAGATGCGGAGATAATAATTATTTCTTACGGTGCTCCATCTAGATCAGCACTTAAAGCAGTAAGAACAGCTCGTGATCAGGGTTTGAAGGTTGGTTTTATCAAAATTGATGTGGTATGGCCCTTCCCTGAAGAAATGATACAAAAAGCAGTGGGTAATGCCCAGCGGGTGATTGTAGTGGAGATGAACCTTGGACAGATATTTTATGAGGTTCAAAGGGTTCTTCCCGAAGTAAAAGTAGAATTAGCTCCTAAAATAGGTGGAGAAATGCACCTTCCTGAAGAGATCTTGAAACAGATCAATTCAAAGAAAGATTGAATTAAGCTATAAACCAAGTATTGTTTAGATCAACTGAGATTTAGTATCAATAGACAAATATTATTGATTTTCATCCCATGGAGATGGAGAAGATGGACGAAAACAGGGAAAATCGCTTTATGAAGTACTTAAGGAAGGATAGACTTCCTCATATATTCTGCGCAGGATGCGGTAATGGTATTGTAATGAACACATTCTTCAATGGTATGGAAATGGCAGGGGTGAATTTTGAAAAGGTGGTGATGGTATCAGGGATAGGATGCTCCTCCCGAATACCAGGATATGTGAAATGTGACTCCCTTCACACCACCCACGGCCGCCCCATATCATTTGCCACAGGTATCAAACTAGCCAATCCAGAAAATGAAGTGGTGGTATTCACTGGAGATGGTGATGCAGCAGCCATAGGAGGAAACCACCTTATCCACGGTGCCAGACGTAACATCAACATCACAGTCATATGCATCAACAACAGTATCTACGGCATGACTGGGGGTCAGATCAGTCCCACCAGCCCTAAAGGGAGTTATGGATCCACAGCACCCTACGGGGCACTTGAAAGACCATTTAAACTTTCTGAAATGGTTAAAGCTGCAGGAGCAACCTATGTTGCCAGATGGACAACTGCACAACCAGTACAACTTTCCAACGCCATTAAAAAAGCCCTTAAAAATAAGGGATTCTCATTCATAGAGGTAATGTCTCAATGTCCCACCTACTTTGGTCGTAAGAACAAAATGCGATCACCCATTGAAATGTTGAAATGGATGAAGGAAGAGAGCATTGTTAAAAGAAGAGCAGACAAACTTTCGGCAGAAGAACTGGAAGGAAAGATCATAGTGGGAGAATTCCAGAATAAAAAGGAACCTGAATTCTCAGAAAAGGTCTGCCAGTTATTAGAAGCCCAATGTACAACTGGAAAACCATCATCAACAAGATCAGCATATGGGGGGGACTAAAACATGCGAAAAGAAGTTAGAATAGCTGGTTTTGGAGGTCAGGGGATTATACTGGCGGGAATTGTGATAGGCAAGGCCGCAGCTTTATATGATGGTCTACAGGCAGTTCAAACCCAATCTTATGGGCCGGAAGCACGGGGTGGTGCATCCAGAACTGAAGTGGTTATCAGTGATGAGGAAATAGATTATCCTAAGGTACAACATCCAGACATATTCGTGGCCATGTCTCACGAAGCCCTCCTTGCCTACCTGAAAGGGCTTAAACCAGGAGGGATCCTGATAATAGATCCGGACTTGGTGATGGAGGATGAGATCAGTTCCTTTATAACCGAACATAACATTCAAGTTCATCATGCTCCTGCCACCCGCACTGCCGATGAAAAAGTAGGACTACGGATCGTGGCTAACATAGTAATGATCGGAGCCATAACCGGCTTTACTGGAATAATATCTGAAGAAGCTGCCCGTAAAGCCATAGCAGCAAGTGTTCCTCCGGGAACAGAGGACAAAAACCTTTCTGCATTCGAAGCAGGAATAGAACTTTCCCGTGAGGAGGCATAGTTAATGAAGATCCATGAATATCAGGCTAAAGAGATCTTCCACAATGCCGGAATATCCACCCCCCAAAGTATAGTGGCTGAAACTCCTGAAGAAGCAGAAAAAGCCGCTATTAAGATTGGTAAACCAGTGGTCATAAAATCTCAGGTTCTTGTTGGGGGAAGAGGTAAAGCTGGAGGCATTAAATTTGCTCAAAACCCTGAAATGGCCTATCAACTAACAGAAAAACTTTTAGGAACACAAATCCGTGGAGAAACTGTCCAAAAAGTTATGGTTGAGGCGATGCTGGATATTCACGATGAGATTTACATGAGCGTGGCAGTGGATCGATCCGCCCGAAAACCCCTTATAATGGCTAGCATGGCTGGTGGGGTGGATATCGAAGAAGTAGCCAGGCAAACACCTGAAAAAATTGTTAAATACCATTTAGATCCGCTGGATCAGTTTTTACCATACCAGGCCCGTGAAATAGCTCGTAAAATGGGGGTTAACTCTAAGTTGATATCATCGGTGGGTGGGATCATCTGGAAACTCCATCAAATATTCCAGAATTATGATGCTAACATTGTCGAGATCAACCCCCTGGTTTTAACCAGTGATGGTTTGGTTGCTGCTGATGCTAAGCTGGATATTGATGATGATTCTTTATACCGTCACCAGGATCTGGCACAACTACAGACAGAACCTCGTGATGAATTTGCTTATGTGAAACTGGATGGAAACATAGCAGTCATTGGTAACGGTGCTGGTTTAACTCTTACTGGTATGGACATGCTCAAATTATACGGTGGAAAACCAGCAACATTCCTGGACATTGGGGGAGGAGCCTCACAGGACAACATTGCCAGGGCATTGAACCTGGTTATTTCTAACCCCAATGTTAAAGTAGTGTTTTTAAACGTTTTAGGAGGTATTACAAGGGCGGATGATGTTGCAAACGGTGTTATCACTGTTTTGAAAGGTTCAGAAAGAGAGGTACCCCTGGTCATCAGACTTACCGGTACCAATGAACAAGAAGGGCAACGCATCCTAAAAGCAGCAGGGATTAGTTATGAAACTTCCATGGGGGCCGCAGCTAAAAAAGCAGTTGAAATATGTAATAGTTTGGAATAATCTCTTTTTTTATTATCCTTTTGTCATGTGCATCCCAGTTTATAATATTAATTTCAACATCCTATCTTAAACTTTTTTTGACAACCACCACATGAGCTATTACCATGGCCGATAAGAACATGTAGGTTACCATAGCAGCTCCGTTTATTGTTCTGTTAAATAAGAAGAGTCCGACAATGGTTTGAGCTATGAAAGCAGTTAATGCACCTATTAAAAGAGCTTCTCTTCCAAGATAAACCCTGCTTCCCACTCTCCTTTTGCTTCGGTACTTACGGAGCACATAAAATCCACAGCACATAACAATGACACACCAACCAAGCAGTGCTAAGAGACCACCATATCCGAAGTCAAAGGCAATCCCAAAGATTCCAGGGAGCATGTAATCAATTATATCTTTTTTAACAACTAAAACTCCGAAAAATAGTGGGAAAGGTAGTGTAAGTTTACTTATAAGTGTCATGGGGAGTGTGATATATCCGTCGGATCCACCTAGGCAGTTTGCCCCCCAATAACATGAACCCTGGACGTGTCCCCACAAAGTCGTGTTTTTTATCACCATTTTAATACTGGGAAGAGCATATTCCTCTAATCGACTCAAACGGAGCATGGGACTTAGAACTTCAGCATTAAAAAGTTTGGCTAATAATTCCAAAACGGCGAAACCACCAATAACTGCTCCAACTGCCGTAAATATCCTCTTTCGGGTTATTTTCACGCTTCTACGGAAGCTTTTGGATGTGATAAAGTAGGCAAGGAACCATCCTAGGAACCATAGTATCAAAAATGATCTGTGCATCAAACCTCCTGCAATGGCTATTACAGCAAAGAGGATTAGCGAAATGGCAGTGATAGATGTTGATTTGATGTCAACTTCACTTAACAGACTGGCTGATGCTGAAAGGGTGGTCCATGCAAAAACTGCCAGCGGACCAAATGGGTGGGTGAATTCCTGATGAGAAACATAGGGCAGGAAGAGGAGGGCAGTATCCACACTGAAAAGTCCTGCCAAGAACATGGTTAGAATAAGGGATAAAAACAAAACCATGCTCAGGGTAAATGGGATAATGTTTAAAAGGAGTATAACACCCATCTGTATTATTGCGGCAACTTCTATTATGAATTGTAGATGATTTTGAGCAATTAACATGTTATCACAATGGTATTATGTTTTGGATAGATCTCCTGCGCAGGTGTCATTTTTTTTAATGTTTACACTTGTATATTATGTGGGTTGGAAATAATTTCTGATCTTGATAATTCAGAGGCATGTCTTATATTTTTTTAGTATTCAGTTGTAGGTATGATTTGTAAGGATGTTCTTAATTTGGATAGTATTATATTAAACTTATTTTGTGTTTTTAAATTAGATAAAACTCATTATATAATCTACAAAGCTCTGTAAGTAGTTTATTATTTGTTGGATTATTCCCTGGGATTGGGATGCCTGTTGTGTTGCAAGTTCAAGTTGATTTTTGAAGTCAGTAAGACTATCCTGAGCTTTTTGAGAGTTAGCTATAGCATCAGCTATTTGTTGTGCCTGGGCATCTGTCAAATTGATGTTCAGGTTGGCGGCAATGTTAATCACGATAGCCTTTATTTGGGCGGGGTCCTGCAAATTCTGGTTTTTTGCTTCCTGTTGTGCCTGATCAAACAATTCTGCGATTTTATCAGGGTCATGGCCGGTTTGGTCAGCTATCTGGCTTTCGGTGTATAATGATTCAGTGGCTGCTTGTTTGGCTTCTTCAGGTATAGGAGTACCAACAGCAATTTCATATGATTTTAACACACCGGTTAATGCTGATTCACCGGTAGCACTAACTGGTGAAGTTACCACTACATAACCATTTTCTATTCCAGTTGAT
Encoded proteins:
- a CDS encoding archaetidylserine synthase, which encodes MNIKHYIALPDFVSLANACSGFLALVMLSIGNLILASQFMLLAVIFDSVDGWVARRTKRVDEHGFGKNMDSLSDVISFGVAPGMLLFYACQSFSIQYINILVSLLIVICGILRLSRFNVLADSSDVSGGDKFVGLPIPTTALILGSFYISGMFRMDLALIIMTVVAVLMISTIKYPKFKGIILMAGGSILIIGTILPYNISSSIAFLPAKLLFIFTILYVLIVPLMELYGRLLEKWSTC
- the sucC gene encoding ADP-forming succinate--CoA ligase subunit beta; translation: MKIHEYQAKEIFHNAGISTPQSIVAETPEEAEKAAIKIGKPVVIKSQVLVGGRGKAGGIKFAQNPEMAYQLTEKLLGTQIRGETVQKVMVEAMLDIHDEIYMSVAVDRSARKPLIMASMAGGVDIEEVARQTPEKIVKYHLDPLDQFLPYQAREIARKMGVNSKLISSVGGIIWKLHQIFQNYDANIVEINPLVLTSDGLVAADAKLDIDDDSLYRHQDLAQLQTEPRDEFAYVKLDGNIAVIGNGAGLTLTGMDMLKLYGGKPATFLDIGGGASQDNIARALNLVISNPNVKVVFLNVLGGITRADDVANGVITVLKGSEREVPLVIRLTGTNEQEGQRILKAAGISYETSMGAAAKKAVEICNSLE
- a CDS encoding 2-oxoacid:acceptor oxidoreductase subunit alpha — protein: MTSEDYFIQGNEACARGAIKANCRFFAGYPITPSTEIAEDMAVFLPRKGGTFVQMEDEISTLGAVIGAVWAGMKGMTATSGPGFSLMQEHIGYAVMTETPLVIVNMQRGSPSTGQPTMASQGDMMQARWGSQGDYEIIALSPSSVQECFDFTVEAFNLAEKYRVPVMVMSDENVGHMREKITIPEKVEVKTRSMPEEGPDTYLPYRAEPDETSPMPALGDGYKIHVTGLTHNEKGYPDASNPQAHSKLVKRLCNKIRLHTNEISRIKTENVEDAEIIIISYGAPSRSALKAVRTARDQGLKVGFIKIDVVWPFPEEMIQKAVGNAQRVIVVEMNLGQIFYEVQRVLPEVKVELAPKIGGEMHLPEEILKQINSKKD
- a CDS encoding 2-oxoacid:ferredoxin oxidoreductase subunit beta; protein product: MEMEKMDENRENRFMKYLRKDRLPHIFCAGCGNGIVMNTFFNGMEMAGVNFEKVVMVSGIGCSSRIPGYVKCDSLHTTHGRPISFATGIKLANPENEVVVFTGDGDAAAIGGNHLIHGARRNINITVICINNSIYGMTGGQISPTSPKGSYGSTAPYGALERPFKLSEMVKAAGATYVARWTTAQPVQLSNAIKKALKNKGFSFIEVMSQCPTYFGRKNKMRSPIEMLKWMKEESIVKRRADKLSAEELEGKIIVGEFQNKKEPEFSEKVCQLLEAQCTTGKPSSTRSAYGGD
- a CDS encoding 2-oxoacid:ferredoxin oxidoreductase subunit gamma; this translates as MRKEVRIAGFGGQGIILAGIVIGKAAALYDGLQAVQTQSYGPEARGGASRTEVVISDEEIDYPKVQHPDIFVAMSHEALLAYLKGLKPGGILIIDPDLVMEDEISSFITEHNIQVHHAPATRTADEKVGLRIVANIVMIGAITGFTGIISEEAARKAIAASVPPGTEDKNLSAFEAGIELSREEA
- a CDS encoding class E sortase, whose product is MKISTFFIIVGIVIISFYALIEVNYYSATQTINQKPGDTPYIIIPEVGVDDPINNKSVDYGIYHEPESAKPGNGTVVLFGHRTLHGSPFLKLDQLKPGDNVTLEWPGIGYVEYVIENSTIVPADYRLSVEQGNVLFLITCYPLGSTKERLMIKAKQVDIYPIKNVRAVNPQKNYAIYIIIAFMAIGSVLSFLYPVKDDRAIIFLVVVALTLFLILGYFFPVPPDTLESNMSRASDFLSFGF
- a CDS encoding 4Fe-4S dicluster domain-containing protein, producing the protein MITVDENLCKGCNICTEFCPRKVYQKSGVLNKKGVHVPVPENEDKCTQCQLCALMCPDQAIKVDEKVDEKDDK
- a CDS encoding DUF1002 domain-containing protein, which gives rise to MKRLLLALIIMVVVLSPIYSASTNTDNSGFAITYGETTYSNPSYKNTVLNYFESHTSRNVNEANSKVVTAAEVNEISKDITGRTYPSSQIFSCAMVDLSYSQGIKVVVDNSKITVVTSKMYATALKSTGIENGYVVVTSPVSATGESALTGVLKSYEIAVGTPIPEEAKQAATESLYTESQIADQTGHDPDKIAELFDQAQQEAKNQNLQDPAQIKAIVINIAANLNINLTDAQAQQIADAIANSQKAQDSLTDFKNQLELATQQASQSQGIIQQIINYLQSFVDYIMSFI
- a CDS encoding DUF515 domain-containing protein; its protein translation is MLDKILGKKDKDKDVPDLRKDGKKSDSDIGGRLKGMVSKATEKSKEKVNGDKDGGKRPSGGKAPRPMPKPRPKPRPTSKDKPTLKPPLRKQPPKKRGPLGSITGGAGFGGGGSDDDQRTLVGAAVFGIILIVLVGAGYYFLVYAPYQESMTAAKETKISEVNTYFTGPLATDPRKTSILAEIDGGTTPEMVLAVDVTGPATSAWREYQLQQISSEKDPYGRVMITYDAGGQKNLIMKTSAAKKIVNEADAAVLVNLKIETPDTVAVPIIISRLQAAGGLVNVGDSVDVYLTTTNASSTTTSNASNQTTTTESTATPKISGATVLAILRAKDSGTVDANLQQSQEIAVNTLTMTNSRSQSASTDVEQLLRAAASNTWDESQVTTLLKAYGWKLSDFERASNLGELDVRYMVVLEVPRENALFLMQNSQNLQLTVPTQNAPTWMVKELKSIYGSG
- a CDS encoding dihydroneopterin aldolase family protein, whose translation is MSDEKYFQNISSRERAIFEGAITMGALFHQFVGTPVSPKSTNSLEKAIEESLELQPCIESVNVKINHQLMEEEENEYQYLSLTGEMLDVRVVSQYEGVKVVVRMHYIEELHYPLMYVEEID